The DNA region CGGATCGTCAACGACGTCGTCGCGGGCAACCGTGCGATGGCCGAGAAGATCCCCGGCGTCGGGTCGTTGGTGTCCTTCGGCACCAAGGCCGCGGGCAAGGCGATCGGCAAGACCGGGGAACAGTTCGAGGCCTTCTTCGGCGACACGGCGGCCAAGGGCGCCGAGTTCGCCATGGGCCGGCTGAACAAAATCATCATCGCCACGCTCAAGGACCCGGCGACGCGCGACGCGGTGCTGGAGGTGTTCGACCTCTACGCCGACAAGCCGATCGGGCGGCTGGACAAGGTCCTCTCCCTCGACGACGCCAAGCGGATCGGCGGACTGGGGCAGGACGTCGTGATCACCGCAGCGGCATCCGAGCCGGTGCTGAAGCTGGTCGACGCGCTGATTGACGGGTTCTTCACCGTGTACGGGGAGTCGCCGGCCGCCGAACTGCTCGACGAACTCGACATCACCCGCGACATCCTCGTCGAGTACGCGGTGGCCGGGGCACCCCGGGTCTTTGCCGCGGCGCAGGAGTCGGGTGAGCTGGACCGCGTTGTGCGCGAACAACTTTCGCCGTTCTTCTCCTCGTCGGAGGTCGCCGCGATCCTGGAGGGCCGGTGACCCCGAAGAACGCCTTCGAGGCGTTTGCGATCCGGGTGATCGCCGACAGCGATCCCATCGCCATGACGCAGTCGTTGGGCACGCGCGTGCTCGACCACCGCGGACTGGTCGACATGCCCGCGCTGATGGTGCTTTTCGACGATCTCGGCGGTATCCCGTTCGCGATTGCCGACCGCTCCTCGTCGTCGTTGCAGGCTCGGCTGAGTCTGTCGATGGGGGCGCGCCCCGGCGTCGACGACGTGTTGCGCGGCGACAGTCGGGTGGAGATGTCCGACGAGGCGCTCGGTTCGACGACGGTGCGCATCACCCGCGGCGGCGAGCCGGTGCTCACCGGGACGGCGCGCAACGTCCGGGTCGGACGTGCGGTGGTGGGGGAGTCCGAGGTGGTCGTCGGCGAGCCGTTGCCGGCGCCCGACGAGGTGCCCGCCCCGGCGCCGATCGACCCGTCGTTGACGGGCGCGCAGATCATCGCCTCGATCGCGGATGGTTCGCGTCGGATCGGTCCGCTCGCGGAGCTGCTGGGTGGGGAGGTCGTCGATCCGGATCCCGCGGCGCTGCGGTTCGCCGTTCCGGCGGCCCAGTGGATGGGCAACTTCTTCGGCACCATGCACGGCGGGATGATCGGGGCGATCACCGCGCAGGCCGCGTCGTTGGGGGTGGCGGCGAATCTGCGGGCAGGGGTGGGTTACCAACTCGTCGAGTTCACCGTCGCGTTCTTGCGGTCGCCCGCCGTCGACGGCCGACCCGTCACGGCGACGGTGACACCGGTCAAGATCGGCCGGCGCCTGTCCACCGTCGACGTGGTCCTCCACGACGCCGACGGGACGCTCCTCGCGCGCGGTACCGCGGACGCGAGGTGCGACGCGTAGTAGCCGTCGCCTTTCGCCGACTGGGCCCTGTTTCTCGCCGACTGGGCCCTGAATCCTGCCGACTGGGCCCTCGATCTCGTCGACTGGGCCCTGCGGTCCTGTTGTAGCGCCTTATGCGGTGGATCGTGACCGCATACTGGTCACGATCCACCGCACAAGAAGCCCGATGGGTGGGCGGTGGATGTCGGGTGCCCATTCGATGTAATCGAGGGCCCAGTCGACGGAAATGAGGGCCCAGTCGACGGAGATGAGGGCCCAGCCGACGGAAATGAGGGCCCAGTCGACGGAGATGAGGGCCCAGTCGGCGGAAATGGGGGCCCAGTCGGCGGAATCTAGGGCCCACTCGGCGAATGCCGGGGAACAGAAACAATCATGCGTGCTTGCTTTTTTCGCCCTGGCGTGTGACGCTGTTCGCATGTCAGCAACCGCTGGGATTGTGGCCGACCTGACGGCCGAGAGCGACTCCCTCGACGACCTCGTCGCGGAGTTGCCCGCCGAGGCGTGGGCGACCGACACCCCGGCGGCCGGCTGGACGATCGCGCACCAGATCGGGCACCTGCTGTGGACCGATCGGGTCTCGTTGATCGCCTGCACCGACCCGGACCGATTCGCCGAGATGCTGGCGGAGGCGGCGCCGAAGGCGGCCGTCTTCGTCGACGAGGCCGCCGAGGTGGAAGCGGCACGACCGCCGGCCGAACTCCTCGCCGACTGGCGCACGACCCGCGCGACGCTTGCCGGTGCGCTGTGCGCCGTACCCGACGGCACCAAGTTGCCGTGGTTCGGCCCGCCGATGTCGGCGTCGTCGATGGCCACCGCGCGGATCATGGAGACCTGGGCGCACGGGCTCGACATCGCCGACGCGCTCGGGATCACCCGCGAACCCACCGAGCGGCTGCGCCACGTCGCGCACATCGGCGTCCGCACCCGCGACTTCGCCTACATGGTCAACGGCAAGACGCCGCCGACCGAGCCATTCCGCTACGAACTCACCGGCCCGACGGGCCAGATCTGGACTTGGGGCCCCGACGACGCGTCGAATGTGGTCCGCGGCCCGGCCCTCGACTTTTGCGAACTGGCGACCCAGCGCCGCCACATCGACGACCTCGCCCTCACGACCGTCGGCGACGACGCCGCGGAATGGGTGACCATCGCGCAATGCTTCGCCGGTCCACCCGGCGGCGGGCGGGCACCGTCGGCGTGATCGCCCGATTCCCGCTCCACCATCACTGATTTCGACGACCAGAAGGACCTTCCATGACTGACGCAGTCCGCATCGGCAACATGTCGGGCTTCTACGGCGACCGCTTCACCGCGATGCGCGAGATGCTCGAAGGCGGGGAGCTGGACTACCTGACCGGCGACTACCTGGCCGAGCTCACCATGCTCATCCTCGGCCGCGACCGCCTCAAGGATTCCTCGCTCGGCTACGCCAAAACCTTCCTGCGCCAACTCGAAGACTGCCTCGGCCTGGCCCTGGAGAAGGGTGTCCGGATCATCAGCAACGCCGGCGGCCTCAACCCGCACGGGCTGGCCGTCGCGATCCGCGAACTCGCCGACCGCCTCGGACTCGACGCCCAGGTCGCCTTCGTCAGCGGCGACGACCTTCTCAAGGACGCGAAGAAGTTGGGCTTGGGCGAACCGCTCACCGCCAATGCCTACCTCGGCGCCTTCGGTATCAAGACGGCGCTGGGCCGCGGTGCCGACGTCGTGGTCACCGGCCGCGTCACCGACGCCTCGCTCACCGTCGGCGCCGCCGCCCACGCCTTCGACTGGGGCTACAAGGACCTCGACGCCCTGGCCGGCGCCGTCGTCGCCGGGCACATCATCGAGTGCGGTACCCAGGCGACCGGCGGCAACTACTCTTTCTTCACCGAAATCCCGATGGGCCACTTGGGATTCCCCATCGCCGAAATGGCAGCCGACGGGTCGTCGGTCATCACCAAGCACGAGGGCACCGGGGGCGCGGTCACCGTCGGGACCGTCACCGCCCAGCTCCTCTACGAGGTCGGCGGCCCCCGCTACCTCAACCCCGACGTCACGACGCGGCTGGATTCGGTGGAACTGGAACAGCTCTCGCCGGACCGGGTCGCCGTACGGAACATCCGAGGCGAGAACCCGCCGACCGACCTCAAGGTGTCGCTGAACTTCCTCGCCGGCATCCGCAACGAAATCGACGTCGTCCTCACCGGTCTCGACATCGAGGCGAAGGCGAAGCTCTTCGAGGAACAGTTCCGCGCCGCGTTGCCCGACGAGCCGGCCGAGCTCGGCTTCGAGCTCGCCCGCACCGACCGTCCCGACGGGACGACCGAGGAACAGGCCAGCGCCCTGCTGCGCGTCGTCGCCCGCGACCCCGATCCGGCCAAGGTGGGCCGCCCGTTCTCGGCCGTCGCCGTCGAACTCGCACTGGCCAGCTTCCCCGGCTTCACACTGACCGCGCCGCCCGGAAACGGCTCGCCCTACGGCGTTTTCGAGCCGGGCTACGTCGACGCCGCGCTGGTGCCGCACCGCGTCACCCAGCCCGACGGCGTCACCGTCTCGATCGAACCCTCTCCGCTGCGGGCCGCGGTGCCCGCCGACGAGGACACCGCCGTTCCGCCGGCGACGGACTTCGGCCCGACGACGACCGTGCCGTTGGGCACCATCGCCGGTGCGCGGTCGGGCGACAAGGGCGGCAGCGCCAACATCGGCGTGTGGGTGCGCAGCGACGAGGAGTTCGCCTGGCTCGACCAGGCACTCACCGCCGATCGGGTCCGCGAGCTCCTGCCCGAGGTCGCCGACCTGACGATCCGCCGCTATGCGCTGCCCAACCTGCGCGCGGTGAACTTCGTCATTGAGGGCGTCCTGGGCCGCGGTGTCGCCGACAACGTGCGCTTCGACCCGCAGGCCAAGGGCATGGGCGAGTGGCTCCGCTCGCGGCCGGTCCCGATTCCCACCGCCTTCCTGCCCGCGAACACCCTGCCCGCGAACAACGTGACCAAGGAGAACTGATGCCGTTCACGTCGCTGCTCTGGGACAACCCGGAGCGCACCCAACTGCGCGCGACGGTCGCCGACTTCGTCGAGCGCCACGTCCTGCCGTACCAGGACGAGTGGGAACGCACCGGCGAACTCCCCCGGTCGCTGCATGCCGAGGCCGCCAAGCTGGGGCTCTTCGGACTCGCAATCCCCGAAGAGGTCGGCGGATCCGGCGGCGACTTCATCGACTCGGTCGTCCTCGGCGAAGAGTTCCTCTACCGGGGGGCCTCCGGCGGCGTCTGGGCCTCGTTGTTCACCAGCGGCATCGCGTTGCCGCACTTGATCGCCGCGGGCGACCCGGCGCAGATCGACCGATGGGTGCGCCCGACGCTGGCCGGGGAGAAGATCGGTTCGCTGGCCATCACCGAGCCCAGTGGCGGCAGCGACGTCGGACACCTGCGCACCAAGGCGGTCCGCGACGGCGACGAATACATCGTCAACGGATCCAAGACCTTCATCACCTCCGGGGTCCGCGCCGACTTCGTGGTCACCGCGGTCCGCACCGGCGGTGACGGCGCGGGCGGCGTCTCGCTGCTCGTCGTCGACAAGGACACGCCCGGGTTCACCGTGACGCGCAAACTCGACAAGATGGGCTGGCTCGCCTCCGACACCGCCGAGCTCTCCTACGACGACGTGCGGGTCCCGGTCGCCAACCTGGTCGGAGCTGAGAACTCCGGGTTCGCCCAGATCGCCAATGCCTTTGTCTCCGAACGGGTCGGCCTCGCCGTCCAGGCCTATGCCCACGCACAGCGCTGCCTCGACCTGACCCTGGAATGGGTGCGTGCCCGCGAGACCTTCGGACGCCCGCTGATCGCGCGACAGTCGGTGCAGGACACCGTCACCGAGATGGCGCGGCGCATCGACATCGCCCGCACCTACACCCGAACACTCGTCGAGACCAAGGCCGCGGGCGGCAACGCCGACCTCATCGCCGAGGTCTGCTTCGCGAAGAACACCGCCGTGGAAACCGGGGAGTGGGTAGCCGACAAGGCGGTTCAGCTGTTCGGCGGCATGGGGTACATGAACGGCACCGAGGTGGAGCGCCAGTACCGCGACATGCGCATCCTCGGCATCGGCGGCGGGACCACCGAGATCTTGACCGGTCTGGCAGCGAAACGATTGGGGTACCAGGCATGACCGTCCTACAGTCCAAACTCGACCCGGCCGGCGAGGCGTTCGCCGAAGCGGCCGCGGCGATGAACGAGAAGCTCGTCGAGCTCTCCGGCGAGTTCGACAAGGCGTTGGCCGGCGGTGGCGAGAAGTACGTCGAACGGCACCGCAAGCGCGGCAAGATGACCGCGCGCGAACGCATCGAGATGCTGATCGACCCGGACAGCCCCTTCCTCGAACTGTGTCCGCTCGCCGCCTGGGGGTCGGACTTCCAGGTCGGCGCGTCGGTGGTGACGGGGATCGGCGTCGTCGAAGGCGTCGAATGCATGATCGTCGCCAACGACCCGACGGTGCGCGGCGGGACATCGAACCCGTGGACCCTGCGGAAGAGTCTGCGCGCCAATGCGATTGCTATGGAGAACCGGCTGCCCTGCATCTCGCTGGTGGAGTCGGGCGGCGCCGACCTGCCGACCCAGAAGGAAGTCTTCGTCCCCGGCGGACAACTCTTCCGCGACCTCACGCGGCTGTCCGCGGCCGGCATCCCGACGATCGCCCTCGTGTTCGGCAACTCCACCGCCGGCGGCGCCTACATCCCGGGCATGAGCGACCACACGGTGATGATCGCCGAACGCTCCAAGGTCTTCCTCGGTGGTCCGCCGCTGGTGAAGATGGCCACCGGCGAGGAGAGCGACGACGAGACCCTCGGCGGAGCGACCATGCACGCCCGCGAGTCGGGCCTCGCGGACTATCTCGCCGCCGACGAGCAGGACGCCCTGCGCATCGGCCGTCGCATCGTGGCCCGGCTCAACTGGCGCAAGAAGGGCCCCGGGCCGGTGGCCGCGCCCATTGAACCCCGTTACGACGCGGAGGAACTGCTCGGCATCGTGCCGTCGGATCTCAAGATCCCGTTCAATCCGCGCGACGTCATCGCCCGCGTCGTCGACGACAGCGACTTCGACGAGTTCAAGCCCGAGTACGGCAACTCGCTGTGCACCGGGTGGGCGCGGATACACGGCTATCCGGTGGGCATCCTGGCCAACGCGCAGGGCGTGCTCTTCTCCGCCGAGGCGCAGAAAGCCACCCAGTTCATCCAGCTGGCGAACCGGTACGACACCCCGTTGTTGTTCCTGCACAACACGACCGGCTATATGGTGGGCGCCGAATACGAGCGCGGCGGCATCATCAAGCACGGCTCGATGATGATCAACGCGGTATCCAACTCCCGGGTCCCGCACATCTCGCTGCTGGTGGGGTCGAGCTACGGCGCCGGCCACTACGGCATGTGCGGCCGGGCCTACGACCCGCGCTTCCTGTTCGCCTGGCCGAGCGCGAAATCGGCGGTCATGGGCGGGGCACAGCTGGCCGGCGTCATCTCCATCGTCTCCCGGGCGGCCACCGAGGCCCGCGGCGGAACGGTTGACGAGGAGGCCGACGCCGGGATGCGCGCCATGATCGAGGCGCAGATCGAAAAGGAGTCGGTACCGGCCTTCCTGTCCGGGATGCTCTACGACGACGGGGTGATCGACCCGCGCGACACCCGCTCGGTGCTGGGCATGTGCCTGTCGGCGATCCACAACGGCGAGGTCGAAGGTGCCGATGGCTTCGGCGTCTTCCGGATGTGAGGCAATGATGACGACAACAGCCACCAAACCCGTTGCCCGCGAGATCACCTCGGTCCTCGTCGCCAATCGCGGCGAGATCGCGTGCCGCGTGTTCGAGACGTGCCGGGCCCTGGGCATCGCCACCGTCGCGGTGCATTCCGATCCCGACGCCGACGCCCCGCACGTCCGTCAAGCAGACACCGCGGTGCGGTTGCCCGGCGCCACGTCGGCGGAAACCTATCTGCGCGGCGACCTGGTCATCGAGGCGGCCCGTGCGGCCGGCGCCGATGCCATCCACCCCGGGTACGGATTCCTCTCGGAGAACGCGGAATTCGCCCAAGCGGTGATCGACGCCGGACTGGTGTGGATCGGTCCGCCGCCTTCGGCGATCACCGCGATGGGTTCGAAGGTCAACGCCAAGTCGCTGATGGCCGAGGCGGGAGTCCCGATCCTCGGCGACCTCGATCCGACGACGGTCACCGCCGACGATCTGCCGCTGCTCATCAAGGCCTCCGCCGGCGGCGGCGGGCGCGGCATGCGGATCGTGCGCGACCTGTCCGAGCTCGAGGAGAACGTGGCCGCCGCCAAGCGCGAGGCGGAGTCGGCTTTCGGCGACCCCACCGTGTTCTGCGAGCCCTACGTCGAGCGCGGCCACCACATCGAAGTCCAAGTGATGGCCGACAATCACGGCGCGGTCTGGGCGGTCGGGGAGCGGGAGTGCTCCATCCAGCGCCGCCACCAGAAGGTGATCGAGGAGGCGCCGGCCCCACTCGTGGAGCGACTGGCCGCTGAGGGCGATGCCGCGCTGCGCGAGAAGCTGTACGACGCCGCCCGCAAGGCCGTCGCCGCGATCGGCTATGCCGGTGCCGGGACCGTCGAGTTCCTCGCCGACGGCCGGGGACGGTTCTACTTCCTCGAGACGAATACCCGGCTTCAGGTGGAACACCCGGTCACCGAGGAGACCACCGGGCTCGACCTGGTCGAGTGGCAGTTGCGCGTCGCGATGGGCGAACCCCTCGTCGGCGACGAGCCGACCGCGAACGGCCACTCCATCGAGGTCCGGCTCTACGCAGAGAACCCTGCCGCCGAGTGGGCGCCCCAGTCGGGCACGGTGCACCGGTTCGCGATCGCCGAACAGTCGGGGTTGTCGCGGCTGCGCGTCGACACCGGAATCGCCGACGGCAGTACGATTTCCACCTTCTACGACCCGATGATCGCCAAGGTGATCAGCTGGGCCCCGACCCGACGCCGCAGTGCCGCGGTACTCGCCTCGGCATTGGCGCACGCGACGCTGCACGGACCGGTCACCAACCGCGACATGCTGGTCAACACGCTGCGCTCGGAGGAGTTCCTCTCCGGCGACACCGACACCGCCTTCATCGACGAGGTGGGACTCGACGTGCTGTCGGCCCCGCTCGCGTCGGAGCAGGATATCCGGTTGGCGGCCATTGCCGCCGCGCTGGCCGACGCGGAGGGCAATCGCGCTGCGGCGCAGTCGTTGTCGTCGGTCCCCTCCGGGTTCCGCAACATCGCCTCGGGTTACCAGACCAAGTCGTTCGGCCGGGGCGACGAGGAGATCGCGGTCCGGTACCGCTTCGAGCGCCGGGCCGGTTCCTCGGTGAGCGCGGCGGCGCCCGGATTCGGCGTCGCCCTTCCCGACGACGAGGGAGTCGAGGTCGTCTCTGCGGCAGGGGATTCCGTCGTCCTTGCCGTCGACGGGGTGGCGCGCACGCTGCGCGTGGCCCGATACGGAGATGCGGTCTTCGTCGACGGGCCGGACACATCGGTCACCCTGCGGGTGCTGCCGCGCTACGTCGACCCGTCGGCCGTGCAGCGACCCGGTTCGCTGCTCGCACCGATGCCCGGATCGGTCATCCGCGTCGCGGTGGCCGAGGGCGACACCGTCACCGCCGGACAGCCGCTGCTGTGGCTCGAGGCGATGAAGATGGAGCACACCATCGCCGCCCCCAGCGACGGGGTGGTGGCCACGCTGGCGGTCGAGGTCGGCCGCCAGCTCGCCGTCGGCGACGTACTCGCCATCATCGAAGCGTTGCCGTCTGACGACGACGCCTGATCTGCGATTCCAATTCGAAAGGCAACCAATGAGTTTCATCGAGACCGACGAACGCAAAGAGCTGCGCGCCGCCGTGGCCGCACTGGGCAAGAAGTACGGCGCCGAGTACTTCCAGAAGTGCGCCAAGGAAGACCTCAAGACCACCGAACTGTGGAAAGAGGCCGGCGACCTCGGCTTCATCGGCGTCAACCTGCCCGAAGAATACGGCGGCGGTGGCGCCGGGATGTACGAGCTGGCCATCGTCATGGAGGAGTTGGCGGCATCGGGCACCGGGCTGCTGATGCTCGTCGTGTCACCGGCCATCTGCGGCAACATCATCGCCCGCTTCGGTACCGACGAGCAGAAGCAGCGGTGGCTTCCCGGCCTGGCCAGCGGTGAGATCACGATGGCGTTCGGCATCACCGAGCCCGACGCGGGGTCGAACTCGCACCAGATCACCACGACCGCGCGCCGCGATGGCGACGAGTGGGTGCTGTCGGGGCAGAAGGTGTTCATCTCCGGCGTCGACCAGGCCGACGCCGTCCTGGTCGTCGGGCGCACCGAGGAGGCCAAGACCGGCAAGCTCGCGCCCGCGCTGTTCATCGTGCCCACCGACACCGAAGGCTTTTCGTGGACCCAGATCCCGATGGAACTGCAGAATCCGGAAAAGCAGTTCCAACTGTTCTTCGACGACGTGCGGTTGCCCGGCGACGCCCTCGTCGGCGAGCCCGAGGCCGCGCTGAGCCAGCTGTTCGCGGGTCTCAACCCGGAGCGGATCATGGGCGCTGCGTCGGCGATCGGCATGGGCCGGTTCGCGCTGGACAAGGCGGTCGCCTACGCCAAGGACCGCACCGTGTGGAAGACGCCGATCGGCGCCCACCAGGGAATCGCGCACCCCTTGGCCGCCGGCAAGGTCGATCTGGAGATGGCCAAGCTGATGATGCAGAAGGCCGCAACGCTGTACGACGCGGGTGACGACTGGGGCGCCGCCGAACCGGCGAACATGGCGAAATATGCTGCAGCGGAAGCGTCGACGAAGCTTGTCGACCAGGCCGTGCACACGCTGGGCGGCAACGGGCTGACCACAGAGTACGGCTTGGCGCCGATGCTGGCGCTGGTCCGGATCGCCAAGGTTGCACCGGTCAGCCGCGAGATGGTGCTGAACTTCGTCGCGCAGACCAGCCTCGGCCTGCCGAAGTCGTACTGAGAGGTCCTGCCATGGCTGACGAACTGACCCGGGTCGTCGACGTCGAGGTGTCGGCAGCGGTTGCCACCGTGACGCTGAACTCGCCGTCGAACCGGAACGCCTTGTCGGCGCAACTGGTCGGGCAGCTGACCGAGGCACTCGAGGCGGCGGCCGCCGATTCGGCGATACGCGCCGTCGTGCTGACGCACACCGGTGGAACCTTCTGCGCCGGAGCCGATTTGGGTGAGGCGCTGCGACGCGGGCTGAGCCCGGAGGAGGCCACCGCCGAGGGCACCCGCGCGATGACGACCCTCATGCGCGCGATGGTGGCGATGCCCAAGCCCGTCATCGTCGTCGCCGACGGGCATGTGCGGGCCGGCGGGTTCGGGTTGGTCGGCGCGGCAGACATTGCGCTCGTCGGGCCGTCGGCGACCTTTGCGCTCACCGAGGCCCGACTCGGGTTGGCGCCGTCGATGATCTCCGTGGTGCTCCTACCCAAGATGACTGCGCGCGCCGTCGGCCGGTACTTCCTGACCGGTGAGGCATTCGATCCGTCAACCGCCGAGCGGATCGGTTTGGTGACCAGGGCGTTGTCGGGTGTGGAGGAGTTGTCGGCCGAGCTCGACGCGGTGCTGGGCGGGGTCCGCAAGGCGTCGCCGCAGGGATTGGCGGCGTCGAAGGCGTTGACCACCGCCGCGATTCTGGCCGACTTCGACGAGGCGGCGGGCGCCCGCGCGGCGGAGTCCGCGGCGTTGTTCGCCTCCGACGAGGCGCGCGAGGGGATGACGGCGTTCCTGTCCAAGCGCAAGCCGAGCTGGGACGCGGGGCAGTGACCACCGCGCGCCAGCCGCAGCAGGAACGCTCGCGGGCCACCCGCGAGCGGCTTCTCGATGCCACGGTGGAAATGCTTGCCGGACAAGGATGGTCGGCGACGACCGTCGCCGCGGTGGCCGAGGCCGCCGGGGTGTCGCGCGGCGCGGCGCAGCACCACTTTCCGACCCGCGAGGCGCTGATCACCGCGGTCATGGAGGAGATGTTCGAGTCGATGACCGGTGATGCGTCACGGGTCGTGGGCGCGTTGCCCGACGATCTCGACGCACGCGTGCGCATCGTCGTGGACAAGGCGGTGTCGATCTACACCGGCACCGAATTCAAAGCGGCGCTGCAGGTGTGGGCCGCCGCGGCATCGGATCCCGCGCTGCGCGAGGTGATCCTGCCGTTGGAGGCGAAGCTCGCCCGGGCCGCCCACAAGTTCACCGTCACCGGGCTGGACCCGACCGGCGAGAATCCCGAAGCGCACCGGTTGGCGCAGGTCACCCTCGACCTGGCGCGCGGGTTGGGGTTGGCCGACACGTTGTCCGACGACTCTCGTCGGCGCAGTCAGGTCGTGGCGACGTGGGTCGAGCAGTTGGTGGCCGCGCTCCGCTAAGCGCGGCGTTGGTGCGTCAGCGCACGCGAACCGTCGTCGCGCAGGCGGTCGAGCGCGCGGAGACGAATCGGTTGCTGTTCTTGGCATACATCGTGAGCTTCACCCGCCCGGCGCCGGTTCGCAGGCTGATCACCGAGGCCCCCTCGCCTTCGCGATTGCTGTAGGCGATGGTGCTGGCGTGACCGCGCTGCCCCGTCGTGAGGTTGTGCCAGGCCAGGCGGGGCCGGGACTGGTAGCCGAACAGCGACGCCGACTGCGAGACGTAGATGGTGATCCGGCCGTGCTCCGTGGGCAGCCACTGCGTGGTGGTGATGCGCCCGGCGTACGGGTTGTCGACGACGTTCGGGCTGATGCCCCGGCACACGACCTTGGCCGCGTGGCGGACCTCGTACGCGTGGGCCACCGGAGCGGGGGCGGCGAGCGCGGCGAGGCCGATAACCCCGCCGGCGGCGAGTGCCTGAAACGGTTTGGTGATCATGACCGGACTCCTTTCCGACGTGACTCCCAACCCGCTTTCCAGTGTCCTCCTGTTGCAGGAGAAACAAAAGAGAACGATCGTAGCGGGGACGTAAGGCCGGATTGGGCCCAGTCGGCGAGATCGAGGGCCCAGTCGGCGAGATCGAGGGCCCAGTCGGCGGGAATGAGGGCCCAGTCGGCGGGAATGAGGGCCCAGTCGGCGATCAGGCGGGGCGGGTGACGCGGACCAGGTTGTCGGTGCGGGCCGCCGGATTGCCCTCGGGATCGGTCATCGCCACCTCGCGCAGGCCGGTGGTCACGACGGCCCACCCGGGGGAGAGGTCGAGATCGGCCAGGACGTCGTCGACACTGGGGAAACTGGGTGGATCGCCGTCGAAACGCCACTCGGGCATCCCCCAGTGCCCGACGACGAGCAGCGTGCCACCGGGGGCCACGGCGCCGGCCGCCTTGCGCAGGATGTCGGCGCGGGCGAGTTCGACATTCGAGTGCAGGTAGAACGCGGTGACCAGATCCCAACTGCCCACGGGGAAGTCGGCGCCCAGGTCGACGCGGCGCCAGTCGATCGCCTCGTCGGGCACACCCGCCTCGCGGGCGTGGGCGCGGCCGGTCTCCAGTGCAGCGTCGGCGATGTCGACCGCCGTCACCGCATACCCCTGCTGGGCCAGCCAGATGGCATCGGCACCCGAACCGCAGCCGAGGTCCAACGCGGTGCGGCCGGCGCCGGGCAGGGCGCCGACCTCCTCGACCAGGATCGCGTTGGGCCGGCGGGTCCACGGCCGCTTCCCGTCGCCGTAGAACTCCTCCCAATGTTCCCGTGGGTCAACGGGGCGGGCCGGGCCGTCGTGCTGATGCATGCTCACCTCAGCGAGGATAGCCCGGCCCGCGGTCGGAACGGTGGGATCAGCTGTGCAGATCGAACCGATCGTTGTCCATGACCTTGACCCACGCGTCGACGAAGTCGTCGACGAACTTGCCGGCCGCGTCGTCGGCGCCGTACACCTCGGACAGGGCGCGCAGCTCCGCGTTGGAGCCGAACACCAGGTCAACCCGGCTGCCGGTCCACTTGGGCTGGCCGTCGACGGTCCCGACGAAGATCTCTTCCTCGTCGGCCTTTGACGCCCACGCGATGTCCATGTCGGTGATGGTGGTGAAGAAGTCGTTCGTCAGCACCCCCGGACGGTCGGTGAAGACGCCCTTGTCCGAGCCGTCGTAGTTCGCGCCGAGCACACGCAGACCGCCGACGAGGACGGCCATCTGCGGGGCCGACAGACCCAACAGGTTGGCCTTATCGACCAGCAGGTACTCGCCCGGCTGGCTCGCGTCCTTGCCCCGGTAGTTGCGGAAACCGTCGGCCTTGGGCTCGAGCACCTCGAACATCTCGACGTCGGTCTGCTCGGCGGTGGCGTCGTTGCGCCCCGCGTGGAACGGAACGCTGGTCGGGTAGCCCGCCGCGTTGGCGGCCTGCTCGATGCCGACACCGCCGGCCAGCACGATGAGGTCGGCCAGCGAGATCTTCACGTTGCCCGACTGCGCCTCGTTGAACTCCGACTGGATCTTCTCCAGCGCGGCCAGCACGGTTGTGAGCTGCTTGGGGTTGTTGACCTCCCAG from Gordonia crocea includes:
- a CDS encoding TetR/AcrR family transcriptional regulator; protein product: MTTARQPQQERSRATRERLLDATVEMLAGQGWSATTVAAVAEAAGVSRGAAQHHFPTREALITAVMEEMFESMTGDASRVVGALPDDLDARVRIVVDKAVSIYTGTEFKAALQVWAAAASDPALREVILPLEAKLARAAHKFTVTGLDPTGENPEAHRLAQVTLDLARGLGLADTLSDDSRRRSQVVATWVEQLVAALR
- a CDS encoding class I SAM-dependent methyltransferase, coding for MHQHDGPARPVDPREHWEEFYGDGKRPWTRRPNAILVEEVGALPGAGRTALDLGCGSGADAIWLAQQGYAVTAVDIADAALETGRAHAREAGVPDEAIDWRRVDLGADFPVGSWDLVTAFYLHSNVELARADILRKAAGAVAPGGTLLVVGHWGMPEWRFDGDPPSFPSVDDVLADLDLSPGWAVVTTGLREVAMTDPEGNPAARTDNLVRVTRPA